From one Rhodamnia argentea isolate NSW1041297 chromosome 1, ASM2092103v1, whole genome shotgun sequence genomic stretch:
- the LOC115732678 gene encoding pyruvate, phosphate dikinase, chloroplastic-like — MEGVLMRTTADVFKHGLFKGHPLEQVDVLFRDNRSSLQASRGRRFCGICCQESDGTGFVNLKRKSNKPSLKKTQAILTPVTDPTLTAKKRVYTFGKGRSEGNKGMKSLLGGKGANLAEMASIGLSVPPGLTISTEACQEYQQNGNKLPHGLWEEILEGLESVEKDMGAVLGDPSKPLLLSVRSGAAISMPGMMDTVLNLGLNDDVVAGLAVKSGERFAYDSYRRFLDMFGDVVMGISHSSFEEKLEQLKHSKGVQLDTDLTASDLKELVAQYKLVYLETKGEEFPSDPRKQLELAVNAVFDSWNSPRANKYRSINQITGLKGTAVNIQCMVFGNMGNTSGTGVLFTRNPSTGEKKLYGEFLVNAQGEDVVAGIRTPEDLDMMKNCMPEAYKELVENCEILEKHYKDMMDIEFTVQENRLWMLQCRSGKRTGKGAVKIAVDMVNEGLVDIRSSMKMVEPQHLDQLLHPQFENPSAYKDKVIATGLPASPGAAVGQVVFSADDAEGWHAQGKSAILVRTETSPEDVGGMHAAAGILTARGGMTSHAAVVARGWGKCCVSGCADILVNDAEKVVTTGDKVIKEGEWISLNGSTGEVILGKQPLSPPALSSDLEIFMSWADEIRSLKVMANADTPEDALTARNNGAQGIGLCRTEHMFFASDERIKAVRKMIMAVTPEQRKAALDQLLPYQQSDFEGIFRAMDGLPVTIRLLDPPLHEFLPEGDLEQIVSELTTETGMTEDEVFSRIEKLSEVNPMLGFRGCRLGISYPELTEMQARAVFQAAVTMSRQGFTVLPEIMVPLVGTPQELGQQVSLIRSIAKKVFSEVGSSLSYKIGTMIEIPRAALVADEIAKEAEFFSFGTNDLTQMTFGYSRDDVGKFLPIYLSKGILQADPFEVLDQRGVGQLIKIATERGRAARPNLKVGICGEHGGEPSSVAFFAEAGLDYVSCSPFRVPIARLAAAQVAV, encoded by the exons ATGGAAGGCGTGCTCATGAGGACTACCGCGGATGTTTTCAAGCATGGTCTGTTCAAGGGGCATCCTCTGGAGCAAGTGGATGTCCTGTTCAGGGACAACCGCTCTTCGCTTCAGGCGAGCCGGGGCCGTAGGTTTTGTGGTATCTGTTGTCAAGAATCGGATGGAACTGGGTTTGTGAATCTGAAGCGAAAGAGTAACAAGCCCTCACTTAAGAAGACACAAGCAATACTTACACCGGTCACAGACCCGACCTTAACAGCGAAAAAG AGAGTTTATACATTCGGAAAAGGGAGGAGCGAGggaaataagggcatgaagtccTTG TTGGGAGGAAAAGGAGCGAACCTAGCAGAGATGGCTAGCATTGGATTATCTGTGCCTCCCGGGCTTACCATATCGACAGAAGCATGCCAAGAGTACCAGCAGAATGGGAATAAGCTTCCACACGGTCTGTGGGAGGAGATTTTGGAAGGTTTGGAGAGCGTAGAGAAGGACATGGGGGCGGTCCTTGGTGACCCTTCAAAGCCACTCCTTCTGTCTGTTCGATCTGGTGCAGCG ATATCCATGCCTGGCATGATGGACACTGTCCTTAACCTTGGGCTTAATGACGATGTTGTCGCTGGTCTGGCTGTGAAAAGCGGGGAGCGCTTTGCCTATGACTCTTATAGGCGATTTCTAGACATGTTTGGAGATGTT GTCATGGGCATTTCACATTCATCATTTGAGGAGAAGCTAGAGCAGTTGAAACACTCGAAAGGTGTTCAACTCGATACCGACCTTACAGCTTCAGATCTTAAAGAGCTTGTGGCACAATACAAGCTTGTTTATCTTGAAACCAAGGGAGAAGAATTCCCTTCAG ATCCAAGAAAGCAGTTAGAGTTAGCTGTCAATGCCGTTTTTGATTCGTGGAACAGTCCAAGGGCTAATAAGTACCGAAGCATCAATCAAATAACAGGATTGAAGGGTACTGCCGTGAATATTCAGTGCATGGTGTTTGGAAACATGGGAAATACCTCAGGGACAGGTGTGCTGTTCACAAGAAACCCAAGCACCGGCGAGAAGAAGCTCTATGGCGAGTTTTTGGTCAATGCACAG GGGGAGGATGTGGTAGCGGGAATTAGAACTCCAGAAGACTTGGATATGATGAAGAATTGCATGCCGGAAGCTTACAAAGAGCTTGTGGAGAACTGCGAAATTTTAGAGAAGCATTACAAAGACATGATG GATATCGAGTTTACAGTTCAAGAAAATAGGCTATGGATGCTGCAATGCCGGTCTGGAAAGCGTACTGGCAAGGGTGCGGTAAAGATTGCGGTAGACATGGTGAATGAAGGGCTTGTTGACATTCGTTCTTCTATGAAGATGGTGGAGCCTCAGCATCTCGATCAACTTCTTCATCCACAG TTTGAAAACCCATCTGCATACAAAGATAAAGTTATTGCTACGGGGTTGCCTGCTTCACCAGGAGCCGCTGTGGGCCAAGTTGTGTTCAGTGCTGATGATGCCGAAGGATGGCatgctcaaggaaaaagtgCCATTCTG GTTAGGACTGAGACAAGCCCAGAGGATGTTGGTGGAATGCACGCTGCTGCCGGTATTTTAACAGCCAGAGGCGGCATGACATCTCATGCGGCGGTTGTGGCACGTGGATGGGGAAAGTGTTGTGTCTCTGGTTGCGCCGATATCCTCGTAAACGATGCTGAGAAG GTGGTCACGACTGGAGACAAGGTAATTAAAGAAGGCGAATGGATCTCCCTTAACGGATCAACCGGTGAAGTGATTTTGGGTAAACAACCACTTTCACCTCCAGCATTGAGCAGTGACCTGGAGATCTTCATGTCCTGGGCCGATGAAATAAGGTCTCTCAAG GTTATGGCAAATGCCGACACTCCCGAAGATGCTCTTACAGCCAGAAACAATGGTGCCCAAGGGATTGGACTTTGCAGGACAGAACACATG TTCTTTGCTTCGGATGAAAGGATAAAAGCAGTGAGAAAGATGATAATGGCGGTCACCCCTGAACAGAGAAAGGCAGCATTGGATCAGTTGCTGCCTTATCAACAATCCGATTTTGAGGGGATATTCCGTGCTATGGATG GCCTTCCAGTGACCATCCGACTGTTAGATCCGCCCCTTCATGAGTTTCTTCCGGAAGGAGACCTAGAACAGATAGTCAGTGAACTAACCACAGAGACCGGCATGACTGAAGATGAAGTTTTCTCAAGGATTGAGAAATTATCCGAAGTAAATCCCATGCTTGGATTCCGAGGCTGCAG GCTAGGCATATCATACCCTGAGCTGACTGAAATGCAGGCCCGTGCAGTTTTCCAGGCCGCAGTGACAATGAGCCGCCAGGGCTTCACGGTTCTTCCAGAGATAATGGTTCCGCTAGTGGGAACGCCTCAG GAACTAGGACAACAGGTGAGTTTAATACGTAGCATTGCCAAGAAAGTGTTCTCTGAGGTGGGTTCATCGTTAAGCTACAAGATCGGGACAATGATCGAGATTCCTAGGGCCGCTCTTGTGGCGGATGAG ATTGCAAAGGAGGCAGAGTTCTTCTCCTTTGGGACCAATGATCTGACGCAAATGACGTTCGGGTACAGCAGAGACGATGTCGGCAAATTCCTACCGATATACTTGTCCAAAGGCATCCTGCAAGCTGATCCTTTCGAG GTGCTAGATCAGAGAGGCGTTGGCCAACTTATCAAGATCGCAACCGAGAGAGGCCGAGCAGCTAGGCCAAACTTAAAG GTCGGTATATGCGGAGAACACGGGGGTGAGCCATCTTCGGTTGCCTTCTTCGCGGAGGCTGGACTCGACTACGTCTCGTGCTCTCCCTTCAG GGTCCCCATTGCCAGGCTCGCCGCGGCCCAAGTCGCGGTTTGA
- the LOC115733159 gene encoding putative TrmH family tRNA/rRNA methyltransferase: MGIESYVVVHNIAKRHNVGTLARSATAFGVSELIIVGRRDFNAFGSHGSTSHLAFRHFHSLLEARSFLKEKDCDICGVEITDDAVAVNQHPFKRSTAFLVGNEGTGLSAKECEICDFFVYIPQYGCGTASLNVTVAASIVLHHFGVWAGFSERIRDGNKFVVAEKLAKQVKRNFCAETVDAIIEERKSRKQNASEFFDGDGNAQSSSNLLEGLFSDDQ; this comes from the exons ATGGGGATTGAGAGCTACGTGGTGGTGCACAACATAGCGAAGAGGCACAACGTGGGGACTTTGGCCCGGAGCGCCACCGCTTTCGGGGTCTCGGAGCTCATAATCGTCGGCCGCCGGGACTTCAACGCCTTCGGGAGCCACGGGTCCACTTCTCACCTCGCCTTCCGCCACTTCCACTCTCTCCTCGAAGCTCGCTCCTTCCTCAAG GAGAAGGATTGTGATATATGTGGTGTGGAAATCACAGATGATGCTGTAGCCGTCAATCAGCATCCTTTCAAGAGGAGCACGGCTTTCCTCGTCGGCaatgag GGAACGGGCCTCTCTGCCAAAGAATGTGAGATATGCGACTTCTTTGTATACATTCCTCAGTATGGCTGTGGCACTGCTTCATTAAATGTCACTGTTGCAGCTTCCATAGTCCTACATCATTTTGGAG TTTGGGCAGGCTTCTCCGAAAGAATCCGCGATGGAAATAAGTTTGTTGTGGCTGAGAAACTGGCAAAGCAAGTGAAGCGTAATTTCTGCGCAGAAACCGTGGATGCTATCATTGAGGAGCGAAAATCTAGAAAGCAAAATGCTTCCGAATTTTTCGACGGTGATGGAAATGCCCAATCGTCGTCAAACCTTCTTGAGGGATTGTTCAGCGATGATCAGTAA